A single genomic interval of Daucus carota subsp. sativus chromosome 1, DH1 v3.0, whole genome shotgun sequence harbors:
- the LOC108204770 gene encoding LOW QUALITY PROTEIN: glycine-rich protein A3 (The sequence of the model RefSeq protein was modified relative to this genomic sequence to represent the inferred CDS: deleted 1 base in 1 codon) yields the protein MGGGDGHNDQDKGLFSNLAGGLAGGGHYPPGQYPPAAGGYPPQGYPPAGGGYPPQGYPPAGGGYPPQGYPPAGGGYPPQGYPPAGHHSGSSAPHHSGHGGVAGMVAGGAAAAAAAYGVHHMTQGHGSHGGHGGYAHGAMGMMPGMGAMAMASSSTVSTVMESLSRESTGRARSTDTRSGSNLSFSISSRTFWATK from the exons ATGGGAGGAGGCGATGGACACAATGATCAAGATAAGGGGTTGTTTTCAAATCTTGCTGGTGGTCTCGCTGGCGGTGGTCATTATCCTCCAGGACAGTACCCACCAGCGGCTGGAGGTTATCCTCCCCAGGGATACCCGCCAGCTGGAGGAGGTTATCCTCCCCAGGGATACCCACCAGCTGGAGGAGGTTATCCTCCACAAGGCTACCCACCAGCTGGAGGAGGGTATCCTCCTCAAGGCTATCCCCCTGCTGGACACCACTCAGGTTCATCTGCTCCACACCACTCAG ggCATGGTGGAGTAGCTGGGATGGTTGCTGGAGGTGCAGCCGCTGCTGCAGCTGCTTATGGTGTTCATCACATGACTCAAGGCCATGGTAGTCATGGCGGGCATGGTGGCTATGCACATGGTGCCATGGGTATGATGCCGGGCATGGGA GCCATGGCCATGGCAAGTTCAAGCACGGTAAGCACGGTCATGGAAAGTTTAAGCAGGGAAAGCACGGGAAGGGCAAGAAGCACGGATACAAGAAGTGGAAGTAATCTTTCTTTTAGTATCTCGAGTCGCACCTTTTGGGCGACAAAATAA